The DNA sequence ATTAGCTtaaaaaatgttgataaacttatTTCTTAACAAGTTAGGAGGCCACAGGAGGTCATGGGCAAATGTGGATTTTGCCAGAGGACAGTGAAAGCAagttgaaaaccaatagaacatgagagaaataggctcctggtttcaatggcatatatatatatgaaataatTGCCTCCATGGATAGCGTCGGATTTTGCCTAAGCTACTTTGAAGCAAGCTAAAACATGCCTCATATCTAGTAAAATGTTGAGGTTTCAAACAAACAGGTAAATGCTTTCAAactgcatactgcctccagctcattacaaagtggtgtgtgacactgatgaagcctgccttcctTGCCTATGCATTTAAATGGTTAACGGAGAAATGCgcttcaattaccagttgagaaataaaaaatattacCTCTTTAATCGTGGCCAAAAAACATTTGAACACGTGATTGCATTTGGAATTGTGGCGTAATGATTAAGCGCTGTCTGGTTTTCTTCTAAAAGGGCTCTGAGTCTGTATGCTGTGCGTgtgataaataaatatatttttacctttatttaactaggcaagtcagttaagaacaaattcttatttacaatgacagcctaggaacagtgggttaaaacTGCCtgtcagaggcagaacgacagatttgtaccttgtcagctcgggggtatgaacttgcaaccttttggttactagtccaacgctctaaccactaggctacgctgctgccccaGATACACaaccaatatacacacacatcatttAGTGGGATTAAATTGGCGTAAATTAACCATGACCAGTCAAACTTATTTACACCAACAGGCGACAACTTTATTTATCGCCTTTATTTTTTCAACAGCCAAAATCCAGCTATTACCAGCTAACagaaaccctggtgtgtgtgtgtgcgtgtgtgtaaagAACCGCAAGGAGTGTGTGCGTTGTGAGAGCAACTCAAATGGTATTATGGCTGACCTGAAAGGCtgtttcttctctcctcctttttcCAGTCTTCTCCTTTCATCCCCTCTTCCTTTTCCCGGGACAGATTTCTGAGAAACAAATAGAATGAGCAAACGACAGACTATATATGGCAAAATATCAATGCGCCGTGTTAAAAGACAAAAGCAAGAAGCCACTTCTGTAGCAGTAAAGAATCCCCCTTTTATACGATTAAATGAAAGCATGTCGAGAAAGATAACTGGGATTGTATGAAGGAAGAGGGGTTAGTATTTTAAATGATTATGTTCCATAATATAAAGAAGCATGTCACAGGTGGTGAAGCATCTTTCACTAATTCTCCTCAGCCCACACCGACACAGTCAGTATGAGAAGGTGAGTTTAACTCACTTGCACCCAGAGACACACTGTCAGTCTGGTGCATCAGTATTAGCATGGCGGGATCATCATCGGAGACTAACGTCTACACTGCTCTAGTACTGACGGGTGATGACAGCTTGTCATTAAGAAAGAAAGATTTTATTGACATCCGGATTAGCCAGTCACTAACCTTTCTTTTGTCCCGGGAGGAGGTGGAGGCAGAGGAATGTGATGAAGAGGATCCAGAATCCGAGTCGGAGGATGAAGAGTCGCCACCGCTGGAGGGCGACGACCTCCTGTCGCTCGCCCTCTTCCTCTGCCTGCACCGctcttcttccttcttcctcaCATCTTCCTTCcgcttcttctcttcttctcccttacCTGGGTAAGAGGGGGGCAGAGCAGGCCCCATGGGCTCAACCTCAACAGCCTCTTCAGGTCCTCTTCTCCTGGTCTCGCCAGCTTTCAGTGTCGCCTTTTCTGCCTGGCTGtcactctccttctccatctttaCAATTTCTCCTCCATTTTTCCCTCCAGACTTTTCCGCGGACGCCTTGTTCGGTGAGGTGACCTCTATGGTGTTGTCTGTGTCCTGCTGGGCCCCTGAGACGAGGACTTCCTGTTTGAGGGGGGGTTCCCCTGGCGTGGTCACCACCACAGACCCCTGTTGCCCAGGTTTAGGAGGGGATGCCATGGAGCCGGATGAGGTGTCGGAGAACATGCGGGGCTTCTTGGGGGCGAGAGCAGGCAGACAGGAGGTTGAgccgggaggagaggagaggggttcgTCCCTGCCGAAGGGTGACTTCTTCGGGCTGTCCCCCTGGTGCACCGCAGGCACCTCTGACCCCCCAGACCCAAACGGTAAGGACACAGACGTCACATCCCGTCCGTGCTTCCATGGCGGCAGGCAACTCTCactctctacctgtttctcctctttctccatcctctTCTGTGCCGTCTCTCCAGATGTACCCTGGGGCTCTGCAGTGAGGGTGATGCCTGGGACAGCTGCTccagacaccagagagagaggatggaactGGGCCCCTGATCCAAACATAGACACTGGTGCAGGGACCTCGGGTACAGGGACGGTTCCGGAGTGCCCTGCGCTGCTGCCTCCGATGTGGGTGATAGCAGCCCCAGGGAACAGGACTACCCCAACCCCCGGTCCTGCTCCTGGGACAATGCTACCGCCATCTCCTGATCCGGACGACTCCCCACCAGGACCTGTCTGGCCGTCTGAGGCACCCTCACCTCTCTTCCCGAATGCTCCCTCGGAAGCCATCTTGCGGGCGAGCAGGGAGAGTGGTCCGGGCCGCCGCTGGGCCAGGGGCTCTGGGCTGCTGGAGCGGGAGCTGGAGTCAGAGTCGTGCCTCTGGAGGCCACCTGGAGGGGAGCGGACGGCTACCCCAGCCCCTGCTCCTTCTGGCTCCTCATCCATGTCGGGCGGGCTCTGCTTGGGGGTGTCgggtagaggaaaggagagctctgggggtggggaggggggcgGGGTGGGCTGGCGGAGCTGCATGGGGGCTGGTGTACTACCTGCTGAGGGGGGATGTGTTGCGGAGGCTGGAGCTTGCGTCTGGACCTCTCTCGGCCGACTGGGATGCTGGGGGAAGGTTGCTGGGGCCGAGGGGGAGGGGAACGTCCTCTTCCACCGCCACCTCTTCTTGCCCCCGCCGCAGGTCCCCACTCATCTTCGTCCTCCTCACTGCTGTCATCGTCATCACTGTCTTCCTGGACGCGGTTACCCCCGGCGCTGGCTGCTGCCCGAGCGGAGCGGCTGAGGTGGAGCACATAGTGGGCGGGGCGGTCGTCAGCCGCCGGGGAGGTGCCTTCATTCTCCTGGGCGCGGGGGGGCATGGAGGGTGGCAGGCCCTGGCGCTCGGGGTCCCCCAGGACACGCACAGACAGGGAGGCCACAGCGCGGGGTGGTGAGGGGGTGGTGAGCTCCTCGTGGCGGAGGCCAGTGTGGAGTGAGAGACGCTGCTGTGTCCAGGAGCCAGGGGCGTCAGGGGACTCCTGGGGCACGGAGCCTGGGCCAAAGTGTGGTCTGCGAGACATTGTCCCTTTGCCCATACCCTGGGACATCATTCCTTGCCCAATCATCAttgtccctcctccacctccttcctcGGCCCGGTTCAGTGGGGGCTGAGAGGGTATGGGGAAAtgctgaggtagagagagaaattgagacTGTTAGCTAGCCTGATATGAACACATGAACAATAAATTATAGAATAAATATATCTTGGACCGTTCGAATGTAATTGCCTTTTGAGCATCTtctgctcctgtgtgtgtgttactgaccTTGTCAGGATGGTAGGAAGCACTGTCGTTGTCCTGctctgtgtcctcctcctcctcctcatcctcctcctcctcctcctcctctgggcCTGTTTCCCCTGAGGGGAAACAGAGGTTAGATATTAGGGGTCAGAGTTTGGAACTGGGATTTCTGTAGTCTCAGACTCTGCACTACAACTCAATTGGGAATGAAGAGAACAAGAAAGACTACTCATCCAACATACCAAAAATAACCTGGTAAATACAAATAATTTCAACTGGACAGATTCATCGCCATCTCTACATTCAAGACTCAATCGGGGACTCCCGGATGGCGCAGttgtttaaggcactgcatctcagtgctacagaccctggttcgatcctgggctgtatcacaaccggtcgtgatggggagtcccatagggcggcgcataattggcccagcatcgtccgggttaggctttggccaccattgtaaataagaacttggtcttaactgacttgccttgtaaaataaaataaatagaaatCATGAACACTCTTATGGACACTTGTGGCTGCTTCGTGTGATGCATTATCGCCTTTactttcttgccctttgtgctgttgtctgtgtctaacaatgtttgtaccatgttgtcgtgttgtgttgctgccatgatGTGTTATCTTACATGGCATCCAAACCAGCTGCACGAGTgcaccatcgtgcataaatgtatgcTTTCCCCCAACACCAAACTCGatcaggttaaaatatcaaaacaaactctgaacctgggtataaccaatgaggagatggcacgtgggtacctgcttctataaaccaatgaggagatggagaggcaggacttgcagagcgatctgcgtcacaaatagttgttcttaactgacttgtatagttaaataaaagtttaaaaaagGTTAAAATATAAAAGACAAGTTGTTGGTACACCTTCgggtaaaataataaatatattaaAGTGGTTATTGTGGTTTATTCCTAGTAGTTCTCCTCAGCCCACACTGACCCAGTCAGTATGAGAAGGTGAGTTTAACTCACTTGCAAccagagagacacactgtcaGTCTGGTGCATCAGTATTAGCATGGCGGGATCATCATCGGAGACAATAAGGACATTACATGGTGCAAGAGGCCTGAGATGGGCCCACTATCCATATATGCAGATGACAAGGGCACTCAGCTATAAGGCCACTGTTTATATGCAGATGTGAATGGCACGAAGCTAACTGCCCTCCATTCATCCACTGGTATCACTCTACAGCTGTTAACTGCACTAAGCTATAGGGCCGTTGTACATTGTTCAGATAGAGCGCAGACTTGAACTACATGTCCAAACTCACATACCACTTACAATGCATGCCCAAAACCTTGCTTCAGTGTGGATATTGGAACAGACTACTTTGTTCCAATGTCCACTCAACACTAGCATTCTATGTCAAGTAGTGTGCTAGTGTGGATATTAGAGCCTGGTTGTGTGTCTTACCATCGGCCTCTGCCGCCTCCCGGgcctctctctccagcctctgGCGAAGGAGCTCCTGCTGCTGAGCCAGGTACTGCTTtatgaagctgttctggctcatcTCCTCCCCAATCTGAACACACAGGGGACATAAGCACATTAGAAAGCAGGGAAGAGAAAGACTAGGCTATCTGTGTGTTTTAATGACACAGGACTGATTTTCACCACAATCTAAAACGATAAATGATCACCTTTGTGCATTGAACGATACAGGTTGGATTATTTTCTAATTGATgtgagggtaaaaaaaaaaaatacatatcgGGTCTGAAACACACAGATGACTGACAATTAAATCAGGTAACCTCCGTAATATTGCCTCTACGTCTAGTACCGACTCTCCAAACAGTGGTGTATTGCTTGGTCTCTTACCTGGGAGTTGGGCTGGAGCCCAATGTGGGAAGTGGAAGTCTTCTTAACATTTTCCAACATCAGAGCCTAAAACAGCGAGCAAACTACTGGttaaaacacatcaaacacaaaCGTAACCATGCTGTTGTGTTTTCACAGAAATGCAGGCTAATAAGAGCTATTGATTTATTCTCCTCAGCCCACACTGACCCAGTCAGTATGAGAAGGTGAGTTTAACTCACTTGCACCCAGAGACACACTGTCAGTCTGGTGCATCAGTATTAGCATGGCGGGATCATcataggagagaagaagaaaaaagcaATAGACAGTACTAAACATTTACATTGTAGAAAAAAAAACGAACCGAATTATTGGAGGCACATACATGAAATCAGTCAACAAATATAGCATCCTAGAAAGGACAACAAGCCCATCTTCCCATTCCAACTCCAGCAGCAAATGATGCCCAAAACTCGTCATAGTGGTCGGGAGCAAGGTCTCTGAAACAATTTCTGTCCTGCCCTCTGGAGCTTCTCTTCTAATGAACAGACCCGTTTTAATTCTGTATAGGCTAAATAGGGAACGTAGAAGCGAAATGGATCGTTGGTCTGTTGCAAAGGAGGAGGGGCATCATTGGGACGGGTAAATCCAAATCGACTTGGGTCATTGAGTTTCTAGTGCCAAACAGTTTCGATCGCCCTTCCACTGACATTTGCAAACCTTCAGCTTGCATTCTATTGGAAATGCAAAAGAATAGCCCATTTTTACACACAGGATATTGCCCATAATACAAGTATAGGAAACTGCATGGCTGATTGAAAAACGGGTCGTTATAATGTATGACATTATTTGTGATTGCTGAGCATTGTGTGCAATTCTAAGTTAAGACACTTATGGGGCAATTATAATGCAATTGGGAAATGTATTTTTCTAACGATGGTGTCCAAATTAATATTCAGCAGTAACAGTAGTTTGTTGGAAACCTAACGTTTTCCAGTAGTGGTAGTGTTAAGGAACATTTTACTTAAATAATATAGCTAGCTAATTGACGAGAAAAAGAAAATCAACTTCACGTTAATTATCTAAAACATGCTTGCCTTACTAAGCTAGCGAGTTAACTTAATGTTCCTATAAAAACAGCGCATATGGGCAGGCGCGTACCCAATCACCCTGCCCCCTTTTCCTCTCACACAGAGCGCAGGCCCGACGACAGAGGAACTGCTGCTAGATAGTTCGCTAGCATTAACAGACGCTCCGAATGGGCCTTCAGTTCGGTCCGTGCAACACATCTCAACTTTTAAGTGTGTTGCACAACAAAAAACAATTCCACAATTGGTTCGACTTATTTTAACACGCCGATGGATAATTTGCCAGACCTGAAATCCTCCGAACGCGTGCCTAATATTATGGATTTCCGCACCCGAACCACCGAAACACGGCCTATAATTCACTCTCGCCTCCTGCTTAACTTGACCAGCTCGTCGGTAGAAGCAATAACCGGCGCCAAACTTACCCCCTTCAGTCGCTTAATGAGCGCATTTTTTGCCCCGCTTTTAGGGAGGTGTCGATGCTCCAAAGCGGCTTTCAAATCCGCCACACGGAGCGATTGTAGCGATTTACCATCCAGCGTAACATCTTCATCCGCCATTTTGCTTTCCTGTCGCTCTGTCGACTCACGGGAGCTCCAACAGGCGTCGCTACGTCCTCCGAATCCCCGCCAACGTCACCGTTCGGCAGTCTCCGGAGAGTGGAGAGACTTTCCTACTGTAGTTATCAGCCGATACAGTGCTAGCCATCTCTAAAATACACAAATCTTCCATCATTTAAATTTGCCTTATCCATGTGTCTGACGCTTTTTACAGACAGTGCACAGTATAATGTCCTAAAAAACATGCCACAATTAAGTCGATGCTTCACTAACAAGGTGAAAACTGAAACACCTTTTTATAATACATATACTTTCATCAGAAATAATCCACACCAAGACAGAATGTaattgtaaaaatgtatttgtacaTTTTAGAAGGGAACAGAGTCAAATTACCTATTGTAGTGTTCAACTTACATTAACTGTAGACTGGATAGATCCATATGCCTTGTATAGCCATTGAGTCAATCCCAACAAATTCACtttagtgtaaaaaaaaaaaaaaatacaacatgAAAAGCTTTCAAAAATACATTCTGGTACAAAAAAGGCAGTAAAATTGAAATCACGGTGTGAAGTGAAAACATCCCTGGTTAAATGTGCATATATAACAAATATAGCAACTTAAAGCCATGCAGATCACAAAGCCACTAGGAAAAAttgataaataaatacaattgttaTTAATTATGATGACACTTTTCTATTATTAGGCCCTCCGGCTATGGATGTGACTTTACTGTGCAGGCAGGCATTCTGTAGAAACCCTGCGACTTTCCACTAGGGGGAGCACAAAGGCAAAACACTAGTGTTTGACAAAGCTACTTCCTACTTTTTTTTGGCACCGACGCATATTTGTTCATTTCACCCTCCTATCACCAACATACCACTGCTGCAGAGTCAGACAGCAATACTAGGGAGAGTGGCAGCATAGACTTTGCAGGGTGCGATTAGAGTCTTTCAACAATAGGAAAGCCTAGAAGCCTGCGCCCCAGCCCCCTATGCACTTATTATTAGGATCTGAGAGGATTGGGTAAGAGTAGCCCATGAAGCAATATGGCGATACTTCCACCTAGCCTATCAGAGGCTACAGGGAACTAGATAGGTAGGAGCAATAGTTGGGCACAGAAGATTAGTTTAAGCATTAACTTAAGGAGGGCGATGGTGACAAAGATTAACTTAATGGAGATACACACGCACTACAGAAATACCCCATTTGGCAAGTCTGCAACCCACCTGTCTGCTATGGATGCCTCACTGACAATAGAGTTGAATAGAAAACAGACAGGCAACAGTACACCAGCATGTCTGTCTGGGAGCTACCCGCATAGACAAAAGACAACCCTTTCTTTCTCGTCCTTTGGACAACATGTCGGTGTGAGAAATGACTGTGTAGGAAAGTGAGGGTGTGTGACGGAAGGTGTAATATGTGTGAGAAAGCGAGAGGAAAGGGAGACAGGTGTAGACAGGTAAAAGTTGGAATACAGGTTCTTCCCTCTCGATGGCCCAACCGTGGGAAAGGGCATGCCTGACTGAGCCCGCTCTTGCACCACTCCAACAACAGGTTACTTGAAACCAATCTCAGGCCCACATAGAATTCTTAATCTTCTTTCCAATCCCCCTCTTCCAGACTACAAGCTAGGAAACTGAAGGGGTAAAAAGAGTAGCCATCTTGTCATCTTGCAAGCTCCTATGGTCAAAATCCTCTGGATAATACAAGTTTTACACAATCTGCA is a window from the Oncorhynchus keta strain PuntledgeMale-10-30-2019 chromosome 35, Oket_V2, whole genome shotgun sequence genome containing:
- the acin1b gene encoding LOW QUALITY PROTEIN: apoptotic chromatin condensation inducer 1b (The sequence of the model RefSeq protein was modified relative to this genomic sequence to represent the inferred CDS: deleted 2 bases in 1 codon), encoding MADEDVTLDGKSLQSLRVADLKAALEHRHLPKSGAKNALIKRLKGALMLENVKKTSTSHIGLQPNSQIGEEMSQNSFIKQYLAQQQELLRQRLEREAREAAEADGETGPEEEEEEEDEEEEEDTEQDNDSASYHPDKHFPIPSQPPLNRAEEGGGGGTMMIGQGMMSQGMGKGTMSRRPHFGPGSVPQESPDAPGSWTQQRLSLHTGLRHEELTTPSPPRAVASLSVRVLGDPERQGLPPSMPPRAQENEGTSPAADDRPAHYVLHLSRSARAAASAGGNRVQEDSDDDDSSEEDEDEWGPAAGARRGGGGRGRSPPPRPQQPSPSIPVGRERSRRKLQPPQHIPPQQVVHQPPQLRQPTPPPSPPPELSFPLPDTPKQSPPDMDEEPEGAGAGVAVRSPPGGLQRHDSDSSSRSSSPEPLAQRRPGPLSLLARKMASEGAFGKRGEGASDGQTGPGGESSGSGDGGSIVPGAGPGVGVVLFPGAAITHIGGSSAGHSGTVPVPEVPAPVSMFGSGAQFHPLSLVSGAAVPGITLTAEPQGTSGETAQKRMEKEEKQVESESCLPPWKHGRDVTSVSLPFGSGGSEVPAVHQGDSPKKSPFGRDEPLSSPPGSTSCLPALAPKKPRMFSDTSSGSMASPPKPGQQGSVVVTTPGEPPLKQEVLVSGAQQDTDNTIEVTSPNKASAEKSGGKNGGEIVKMEKESDSQAEKATLKAGETRRRGPEEAVEVEPMGPALPPSYPGKGEEEKKRKEDVRKKEEERCRQRKRASDRRSSPSSGGDSSSSDSDSGSSSSHSSASTSSRDKRKKSVPGKGRGDERRRLEKGGEKKQPFREKKQSSLSEPSGPGPMEVERPDPEDSRAPQPTPEGDTENSEGRMEESTTPKALATRNISLTSSKTSPEGAGEAESGTAAGRKRRWGSCTAVTTKKPSISITTDSLKSLIPDIKTSQEAVMDLHPDDSQLSGDEDTSTTREDQGLDKDLKIRRTVTQVVPGESHENGQGEREEEEEENKRECERTHKEKRKNSYSEDGIVCQSSTTHDANAKKVTPSDTLVRRSISQQKSGVSVTIDDPVRTDKLPSPPRGKVSNIVHVCNLVRPFTLGQLKELLNRTGSVVEEGFWIDKIKSHCYVTYSSTEEAVATRTALHRVKWPQSNPKVLSVDFCEQNELDFHRGLLTVDPREEHRPQPAVGPGGPKVRPGGLPPLMPERDGRADRGAVGGVRDQWAEREREMERRERTRAEREWDRDKVRDFGGKPGEERERGRRSRSLDRERRRKEREGKEKKTDKKAVPTDEPPVKLLDDLFNKTKAAPCIYWLPLTEEQANQRGKEREERQKERERRRKEQQEEEDKKREEEKKERMKSREEGGAAVSTGGGSVRGPEGDRDREGERGRDREGERGRDGDKRKDIGGFKPKGPDIKPLSGFRHSRSRSNLRDRRR